The Dunckerocampus dactyliophorus isolate RoL2022-P2 chromosome 13, RoL_Ddac_1.1, whole genome shotgun sequence genome window below encodes:
- the bsdc1 gene encoding BSD domain-containing protein 1, which produces MAEGEGWWGGWLQQSFQAVKDKSSEALEFIKRDLNEFSTVVQHDTACSIVATATAVKNKLAVEGSSETTEKVKKSLSSFLGVITDTLAPPPDKTIDCDVITLVATPAGTTEVYDSSKARLYSLQADPATYCNEPDGPPEQFDNWLATFSMEDKKGQISELLVSSPSIRALYTKMVPAAVTHPEFWQRYFYKVFQLDQEEARRVALKQRAEQTSHTETLDWEEEDDFLGTTSSSRLNLKPPLDNSSSQASAATTHLTPILSPSEERDTTPSISSDSVSLPTQLEVRPEPVVSMLAKKLTEATVDDVADKTKKPQQPTQNVLAPDAQVEAGTLPAVIVDGVSARTPKVEAVKEEAPQDLRVFELNSDSGKSTPSNNGKKGSSTDVSEDWEKDFDLDMTEEEVQLALSKIEASGELEEDWENWE; this is translated from the exons ATGGCTGAAGG AGAAGGCTGGTGGGGAGGCTGGCTTCAACAAAGCTTCCAGGCCGTCAAAGACAag TCATCTGAGGCCTTAGAGTTTATCAAACGAGACTTGAATGAGTTCTCCACTGTAGTGCAGCATGACACCGCCTGTTCAATTGTGGCCACAGCCACTGCTGTCAAAAACAAGCTTGCG gtgGAAGGATCATCAGAGACCACAGAAAAGGTGAAAAAGAGCCTCTCTAGTTTCTTAGGGGTCATAACAGACACACTTGCTCCACCCCCTGATAAAACCATCGACTGCGATGTTATCACATTGGTGGCAACTCCAGCAGGAACTACAGAAGTATATGACAGCTCAAAG GCACGTCTCTACAGTCTGCAGGCTGACCCAGCCACATACTGCAACGAGCCCGATG GCCCCCCAGAACAATTTGACAACTGGTTGGCCACCTTCAGTATGGAGGATAAGAAAGGACAAATCTCTGAGCTTTTGGTCAGCAGTCCTTCAATACGAGCGCTTTACACCAAAATG GTCCCAGCAGCAGTGACCCACCCAGAGTTCTGGCAGAGGTACTTCTACAAAGTCTTCCAGCTGGATCAG GAGGAGGCACGGCGGGTGGCGCTGAAGCAGAGGGCAGAGCAGACTTCCCACACTGAGACACTTGACTGGGAGGAGGAGG ATGATTTTCTCGGCACCACTTCGTCGTCTCGTCTCAACCTCAAGCCCCCATTGGACAACAGCTCAAGCCAGGCCTCTGCAGCAACCACACACCTGACTCCCATCCTGTCTCCGAGCGAAGAGCGTGACACCACCCCCTCCATTAGCAGCGACAGTGTCAGCCTGCCAACGCAGCTGGAAGTGCGTCCAGAGCCCGTTGTGTCTATGCTGGCGAAGAAGCTGACAGAGGCTACTGTGGACGATGTAGCAGACAAGACGAAAAAACCCCAACAGCCTACGCAGAATGTCTTGGCTCCTGATGCCCAAGTGGAAGCTGGAACCCTGCCAGCGGTCATTGTGGATGGGGTGTCAGCAAGGACCCCTAAAGTGGAGGCTGTAAAGGAGGAGGCTCCGCAAGACCTGAGAGTGTTTGAGCTCAACTCTGACAGCGGGAAGTCAACGCCTTCTAACAATGGCAAGAAAG GCTCCAGCACTGATGTGAGCGAGGACTGGGAGAAAGACTTTGATCTGGATATGACAGAAGAGGAAGTGCAGCTGGCACTGTCTAAAATTGAAGCATCTGGAGAG ttGGAAGAAGACTGGGAGAACTGGGAATGA